Proteins co-encoded in one Armatimonadota bacterium genomic window:
- a CDS encoding xanthine dehydrogenase family protein molybdopterin-binding subunit — translation MTTGTAGRYVGQSVRRIDGAALVTGQARFVGDLSFPGLLHVAILRSPHAHARIRRVETAAAVAMPGVVAVLSGEDVRRHLDPIPHRVDPASVGGRSAEVWALAPEEVLYAGQGVAAVAAETLEQARAALARIRVAYEPLPVVLDAEEALRPDAPRVVEGWPDNVLLAGQIRHGDVEGAMARAHRVVRATIRIHRYSTQPLEPRSYLAVPDLLGDALILYATTQNPHQLRHMLARTLRLPEHRLRIIVPRLGGAFGLKMIGHPEESLVCLFALLTRRPVRWVASREEELLIGGREQVHHIEVGCTAEGRMVAFRDRFVANVGAPYPTPGWGMAPLTAATLPGVYDVQDVDIAYTLVATHKGPWTASRGYGKEAATVVMERVVDLVARACGLDPVDVRLRNLIAPDAFPYRTATGLVLDSGDYPALLRRVLDMAGYERLREAQARLRAHGRWFGVGVAMELTPEGGSLPRSLVAGYDSATVRVAPSGAVTVLTGVTSPGTGNETAMAQLVAEELGVPPETIRVVQGDTDLCPYGFGTYSGRSVIAGGTAAVLAAREVRAKMAQVASALLGAPPDVLRFRDGRVEVDARPIHDHRPRSVAFGEVAYVAHAQAYDLARMIEPPLEATRTYRPPTISHRPDAHGRINPYPTYSACAYVVAAEVDPETAVVQVRQVSAVHDAGVVVNPALVAGQLRGAVAMGLGGALSEEVRYAPDGTRLTTSLGDYRMLRAPDLPPIVVDHRVTPSPHTLLGVKGGGEAGVGGAAAALMNAVADALAPLGVDVLALPLRPDALWQAMQSARHRR, via the coding sequence ATGACGACGGGGACGGCCGGACGCTACGTCGGGCAGTCGGTGCGCCGCATCGACGGGGCCGCACTGGTCACGGGACAGGCGCGCTTCGTTGGCGACCTGTCCTTCCCTGGGCTCCTCCACGTCGCCATCCTGCGCAGTCCCCACGCCCACGCCCGCATCCGGCGGGTCGAGACCGCCGCCGCCGTCGCCATGCCCGGCGTGGTCGCCGTCCTGTCCGGCGAGGATGTCCGCCGCCACCTCGACCCCATCCCGCACCGCGTCGACCCTGCGTCGGTCGGGGGCCGCAGCGCGGAGGTCTGGGCGCTCGCGCCTGAGGAGGTCCTCTACGCGGGGCAGGGCGTGGCCGCGGTGGCCGCCGAGACCCTGGAGCAGGCGCGGGCTGCGCTGGCCCGCATCAGGGTGGCATACGAGCCGCTGCCCGTCGTGCTCGACGCCGAGGAGGCGTTGCGACCGGACGCGCCGCGGGTCGTGGAGGGATGGCCGGACAACGTCCTCCTGGCCGGGCAGATCCGTCACGGCGACGTCGAGGGGGCCATGGCGCGCGCCCACCGGGTGGTGCGGGCGACCATCCGGATCCACCGCTACTCCACCCAGCCCCTGGAGCCCCGCAGCTACCTGGCCGTCCCCGATCTCCTGGGGGACGCGCTGATCCTCTACGCGACCACGCAGAACCCCCATCAGCTCCGGCACATGCTGGCGCGGACCTTGCGCCTGCCTGAGCACCGGCTGCGCATCATCGTGCCGCGCCTGGGTGGAGCCTTCGGGCTGAAGATGATTGGGCACCCCGAGGAGTCGCTGGTCTGCCTGTTCGCCCTCCTCACGCGGCGGCCGGTCCGATGGGTGGCCAGCCGGGAGGAGGAGCTGCTCATCGGCGGTCGGGAGCAGGTGCACCACATCGAGGTGGGGTGCACGGCCGAGGGGCGCATGGTGGCCTTCCGCGACCGCTTTGTCGCCAACGTCGGCGCCCCCTACCCCACGCCTGGCTGGGGGATGGCGCCGCTCACCGCAGCCACCCTGCCCGGCGTCTACGACGTGCAGGACGTGGACATCGCCTACACGCTGGTGGCCACCCACAAGGGTCCTTGGACGGCATCGCGCGGGTACGGCAAGGAGGCGGCCACGGTGGTGATGGAGCGGGTCGTGGATCTGGTGGCGAGGGCGTGCGGCCTCGACCCGGTGGACGTCCGCCTGCGCAACCTCATTGCCCCCGACGCCTTCCCCTACCGCACCGCCACCGGGCTGGTCCTCGACAGCGGCGACTACCCGGCGTTGCTGCGGCGCGTCCTCGACATGGCCGGCTACGAGCGGCTGCGGGAGGCGCAGGCCCGGCTGCGCGCCCACGGTCGGTGGTTCGGGGTGGGCGTGGCGATGGAGCTCACTCCTGAAGGCGGCAGCCTCCCGCGGTCCCTGGTGGCCGGGTACGACAGCGCCACCGTGCGTGTCGCCCCGTCCGGGGCGGTGACGGTCCTCACCGGCGTGACCAGCCCGGGCACTGGCAACGAGACGGCGATGGCCCAACTCGTGGCCGAGGAACTGGGCGTTCCACCCGAGACCATCCGGGTGGTGCAGGGCGACACGGACCTGTGCCCCTACGGCTTTGGCACCTACAGTGGCCGCAGCGTCATCGCCGGAGGCACAGCCGCGGTGCTGGCGGCACGGGAGGTGCGGGCGAAGATGGCGCAGGTGGCGTCGGCGCTGCTCGGGGCGCCCCCGGACGTCCTGCGCTTCCGCGACGGACGGGTCGAGGTCGACGCCCGTCCCATCCACGACCACCGGCCCCGGAGCGTCGCCTTTGGCGAGGTCGCCTACGTGGCCCACGCGCAGGCCTACGACCTGGCCCGGATGATCGAGCCGCCGCTCGAGGCCACCCGCACCTACCGTCCGCCCACCATCAGCCACCGGCCGGACGCCCACGGACGGATCAACCCCTATCCTACGTACTCGGCCTGCGCGTACGTGGTCGCCGCAGAGGTGGACCCGGAGACAGCGGTCGTGCAGGTGCGGCAGGTCAGCGCCGTGCACGATGCCGGCGTGGTGGTCAACCCGGCGCTGGTGGCGGGGCAACTGCGCGGGGCCGTGGCCATGGGGCTGGGCGGGGCGTTGAGCGAGGAGGTCCGCTACGCTCCGGACGGGACGCGGCTGACCACTTCGCTGGGGGACTACCGCATGCTCCGGGCCCCCGACCTGCCGCCCATCGTCGTGGACCATCGGGTCACGCCCAGCCCTCACACCCTGCTGGGCGTGAAGGGGGGCGGAGAGGCGGGGGTGGGCGGGGCGGCCGCGGCCCTGATGAATGCCGTGGCCGACGCGCTGGCGCCGCTCGGGGTCGACGTGCTGGCGCTGCCGCTCCGTCCCGATGCCCTCTGGCAGGCCATGCAGAGCGCCAGGCACCGACGATGA